In a single window of the Leptospira sanjuanensis genome:
- a CDS encoding DUF1579 family protein, with protein sequence MSKEKFETSKREGVHKEFESYTGNWKGVNQMMFKEGEVTDESPIAGTIKLVLGGRFLLHEYKGSYGGEPFEGIAIYGYHIDKKRYESAWVESFGMGSGILFSEGVPGAKEWSVTGHYGGDTPETSWGWRTSLEKDGDDKLIIFSQNLRPNGEKAGGVRILYERVS encoded by the coding sequence ATGAGTAAAGAAAAGTTCGAAACCTCCAAACGGGAAGGCGTCCACAAAGAATTCGAATCCTATACGGGGAATTGGAAAGGCGTCAACCAGATGATGTTCAAAGAGGGAGAAGTCACCGACGAATCTCCGATTGCGGGAACCATCAAACTCGTATTAGGCGGAAGATTTCTTCTGCACGAATACAAGGGAAGTTACGGAGGTGAACCGTTCGAAGGAATCGCGATCTACGGATATCACATCGACAAAAAACGATACGAATCCGCTTGGGTCGAAAGTTTCGGAATGGGGAGCGGAATCCTGTTTTCGGAAGGAGTTCCAGGCGCAAAGGAATGGTCCGTTACGGGACACTACGGCGGCGATACTCCGGAAACCAGTTGGGGTTGGAGAACCAGTTTGGAAAAAGACGGGGACGATAAGTTGATTATCTTCTCTCAAAACCTCAGACCGAACGGAGAAAAAGCGGGAGGAGTTCGAATCCTCTACGAACGCGTTTCGTAA